In the Parasteatoda tepidariorum isolate YZ-2023 chromosome 3, CAS_Ptep_4.0, whole genome shotgun sequence genome, one interval contains:
- the LOC107445172 gene encoding thiol S-methyltransferase TMT1B: MEVIVCIAIISLWWILSLTIFLPFVILLILSKTLRDKWFTFIFTKCENPMNSPEFSRMRKKLFKLLEESLPNQRKVVPLKVLEIGIGEGANLQFYPENSTLTALDMNPYFIQHFNKNRKNYPQVNLDGVVVNYAEDMKEVPSDAFDVVVCTHVLCSVKSIHSVMKEVKRVLKPTGKFLFIEHIVFPKSKVERLVQQFATPLWAIYFNGCYLNRDIPQTVKKAGFRDVHCDVSYLPFLPLFIRLQCFGIATK; encoded by the exons ATGGAAGTTATTGTATGCATAGCCATAATAAGCCTGTGGTGGATTTTATcgcttacaatttttttgccGTTTGTCATTTTACTTATCTTAAGCAAAACTCTGAGAGATAAAtggtttacatttatttttacaaaatgtgaaaatcCAATGAATTCGCCAGAGTTTTCTCGAATGCGAAAGAAGCTCTTCAAACTTTTGGAAGAAAGCTTACCGAATCAACGAAAAGTTGTCCCCCTTAAAGTGTTGGAAATAGGAATCGGAGAGGGAGCGAATCTACAATTTTATCCAGAAAATTCTACCCTCACTGCCTTAGACATGAATCCTTACTTCATtcaacatttcaacaaaaacagAAAGAACTATCCTCAGGTGAATTTGGATGGAGTTGTTGTGAACTACGCTGAAGATATGAAGGAAGTTCCCAGCGATGCTTTTGATGTTGTTGTTTGTACTCACGTACTCTGTTCTGTGAAAAGTATTCATTCTGTTATGAAAGAAGTGAAAAGGGTTCTGAAGCCT actgGAAAGTTTCTCTTCATAGAACACATTGTTTTTCCAAAAAGCAAAGTAGAGCGCCTTGTTCAACAGTTTGCCACGCCGTTATGGGCTATCTATTTTAATGGATGCTACCTCAATCGAGACATTCCACAAACCGTAAAGAAAGCTGGATTCAGAGACGTTCACTGCGATGTCAGTTATCTACCATTTTTACCCTTGTTTATAAGACTTCAATGCTTTGGAATTGctacaaaataa
- the LOC139425287 gene encoding uncharacterized protein, translating to MIERGYSSPRGVGYEIYTDGSRRQITNSDTGLTEDRVGCGFLVKLNNNTIYQHCARLNNDASVYPAELTAMKLAITWANAENINAFNLFSDSKSSLQSLENPNPNDPLVEEIKNMIKYKTCCLNWVKAHSRDIGNEEADALAKQGTLLGRVDHYYPLSKPQINYRLRQVSNAV from the coding sequence ATGATAGAAAGGGGCTACAGCTCACCGAGGGGTGTGGGTTATGAAATCTATACAGACGGCAGTAGAAGACAAATAACAAATTCGGATACAGGGTTGACCGAGGATAGAGTGGGCTGTGGTTTCTTGGTGAAGCTTAATAACAACACCATTTATCAACACTGTGCTAGACTTAATAACGATGCAAGTGTATACCCCGCCGAACTCACTGCCATGAAACTTGCAATCACATGGGCAAACgctgaaaatattaatgcatttaatttattctctgATTCTAAATCCTCGCTGCAGTCGCTAGAAAACCCAAATCCGAATGACCCACTTgtggaagaaattaaaaacatgatcAAATATAAAACATGCTGTCTCAACTGGGTAAAGGCACATTCTAGGGACATTGGCAACGAGGAAGCTGATGCACTTGCCAAACAAGGCACTCTTCTTGGCAGGGTTGATCACTATTATCCTCTTTCAAAACCACAAATCAATTACAGACTGAGGCAGGTAAGCAACGCAGTCTGA